The window GAGTTCCGAAGCGAGCTCCCCAAGAGCATGGTGGGCAAGGTCCTGCGCCGGGTACTGGTAGAGGAGGAACGGGCCCGGGGCCGGCCCGCCGAATGAGGCGATCGCCCCTGTAAGAAATCGAGGGAGCTGGGGACTCTGGGACATCCCCAGCTCCCGTTTTTTCCGCTTTTTCCGCCGGACGCTCACCGGGGGCGATCGAGGGCGTTCAGGATCGCCCCGATGACCTCCGGGGGCAGGGGCGAGTGGGAGGCCAGGGCCAGGTTGTGCGCCACATGGGCGACCCGGCTCATGCCGACCAGAGCGGTGGTGATCCCGGGGGTGGAGCGGACGAACTGGAGGGCGCGCTGGGCTTCGGAGAGGCCCTCGGGGAAGAGGCGGCGCAGCCACAGGGGCCAGCTCCGGAGCAAGCGCCCCTGCATCAGGGAAGCGCTGGCCCACACGGTGATCCCCAGATCCCGCGCCACTTCCAGGGCAGTCGCCCATCCCTCGCCCCACGGCTGGTTCCGCCGGAGGGCCGCCTCGGGCATGCTCAGGTTATAGGGAAGCTGCACGAACCGGAAATGATGTTCGGGGCCGCCGACTTCGCGGGCGATGGCCTCCACCTCCGCCAGGGACAGCGCCTCCGGCGCATGGGCCGGAGCCCGGTAAGCCGTCCAGGTGGCGGTCCCATAGAAACGGATCCATCCCTGGGCGACGGCCTCCTCCAGGGCGGCGAAGGCCGCCCGCAGACGCGCCCGGAACTCATCCGGCGGCAAAGCGGCCCGTTGCACCTCCGGGTTGTGCAGGAAATAGACATCGATGGTCTCTAGGCCCAGGTTCCGCCGGCTCTGGGCGATCTGATGGCGCAGGTAGCCGGGGGCGATGCAGTGCCCGTCCACGAAATCCTCCGGGCGCGCGATCCCGGCCCGCAGGTAGGTCTCCTCGATGTAGCGCTGCGGATCCTCCGGCCAGTCCCCCTCATAGGGGACGTAACCGCCTTTGGTGGCGATGACCAGCTCTTCCCGGCGGAAGCCCTGGGCGAGCAACTGGCGGAGGGCCTCGCCGACGCAGCGTTCGCTGCGCTGGAAGCGGTAGTTGATGGCGGTGTCGATGACGTTGCAGCCCCGGGCCACGGCGCAGACGATGGCCTCCACATAGCGGGCGTCGGTCTCCGGGTCGGGATGGCCCAGATAGGTGCCGAGGCCGATGGAAGATAGCCACAGCCCCTGGGCCGGGCGGAAATGGCCCGGGGCCGCGGTCCCCTCGAACCGCCTCGTGTAAGCCCATGTGCCCTGCGGCGTTGCCCATCCGGGGATCGCCGCCTCCATTTCTTCATTCACTCCAGCGCCCGCCGCAGCTCTGCCGCGTGATCCCGCTCGTGGTTCCCCAGATGGTAGAACATCTGCTCCACCGTCATCATCGCCCCGATGGCGTGCTGGCCCTCGATGTCCAGCTGCTCCTCGCTCAAGGAGTCCAGCAGCTGCAGCAGAGCCTGGCGGGAGGCCTCCAGGTCCTTCAGGATGTCCTCGACGCGCTGGTTCTCCCGTTTCTGGATCTGGCGATCGTTCCACACGTCCAGGTTGAAGCCCTCAGGCATATAGCGCTCCCCGGCCAGCACCCGCTGGATGCGGGACATCTGGCCGATCTCCGCTGCCGCCAGATGGGCCAGGACCTGACGGGCGGTCCATTTGCCGTGTTCGCCCTGCACCGGCTTCTCCCAGTCGTCCTCCCGCAGCTGGGAGGCGATGGCCAGCACCTCCGCGCGGGTCTGGTCCAGATGCCTTCGGATCGCCGCCTTGCGCTCGCTCATCGGTCCCTCCTGAAGATCGGGTTTCCCGGATGTGGGGGCATGCCCCCGGATTCACGATCGTAGATGATGGCCGCCATCTATCACCAGGACGGCGCCGGTGACGTAATCCGCTTCCATCAGGTAGCGCACGGCGCGCGCCACCTCCTCGGGGGCCCCGGCGCGGCCCAGGGGCACGCGGCGGATCAGTCGTTCCCATCGTTCTTCCTCCCAGTGGACGGGCTTGAGGATGGGGCCGGGGATGACGACGTTGACCCGGATGCGGGGGGCCAGGGCGAGGGCCAGGGCCTGGGTGAGGGCCACCAGGCCCGCCTTGGAGACCGTGTGGGCCAGATAATCCGGCCAGGGCTTGAGGGCAGATCCGTCGGCGATGTGGATGATGACGCCGTCTTCCATATGGCGGGCGGCGGCCTGGGCGCAGAACATCGGCGCCCGCAGGTTCAGGGCGAGGATCTCATCCCATTGCGCGGGCGTGATCTCGTGCCAGCGGGTGACCCGCATCACCGCCGCCGCGCTCACCAGCCCGTCCAACCGCCCGAAGCGCCGGGCCACGGCGTCGACCAGCGGGGGGATCTGCCCGGGATCCCGCAGGTCCGCCGGGAAGGCCTCGGCGTCCACCCCCAGGGCCCGGATCCGGCGGACGGTCTCCTCGGC is drawn from Thermoflexus hugenholtzii and contains these coding sequences:
- a CDS encoding aldo/keto reductase, whose product is MEAAIPGWATPQGTWAYTRRFEGTAAPGHFRPAQGLWLSSIGLGTYLGHPDPETDARYVEAIVCAVARGCNVIDTAINYRFQRSERCVGEALRQLLAQGFRREELVIATKGGYVPYEGDWPEDPQRYIEETYLRAGIARPEDFVDGHCIAPGYLRHQIAQSRRNLGLETIDVYFLHNPEVQRAALPPDEFRARLRAAFAALEEAVAQGWIRFYGTATWTAYRAPAHAPEALSLAEVEAIAREVGGPEHHFRFVQLPYNLSMPEAALRRNQPWGEGWATALEVARDLGITVWASASLMQGRLLRSWPLWLRRLFPEGLSEAQRALQFVRSTPGITTALVGMSRVAHVAHNLALASHSPLPPEVIGAILNALDRPR
- a CDS encoding DinB family protein; the encoded protein is MSERKAAIRRHLDQTRAEVLAIASQLREDDWEKPVQGEHGKWTARQVLAHLAAAEIGQMSRIQRVLAGERYMPEGFNLDVWNDRQIQKRENQRVEDILKDLEASRQALLQLLDSLSEEQLDIEGQHAIGAMMTVEQMFYHLGNHERDHAAELRRALE
- a CDS encoding SDR family NAD(P)-dependent oxidoreductase, whose protein sequence is MDLRGRVVLVTGAGRRLGRAIALGLAQAGAHIAVHYHTSAEEAEETVRRIRALGVDAEAFPADLRDPGQIPPLVDAVARRFGRLDGLVSAAAVMRVTRWHEITPAQWDEILALNLRAPMFCAQAAARHMEDGVIIHIADGSALKPWPDYLAHTVSKAGLVALTQALALALAPRIRVNVVIPGPILKPVHWEEERWERLIRRVPLGRAGAPEEVARAVRYLMEADYVTGAVLVIDGGHHLRS